Proteins co-encoded in one Populus trichocarpa isolate Nisqually-1 chromosome 10, P.trichocarpa_v4.1, whole genome shotgun sequence genomic window:
- the LOC7497959 gene encoding NEDD8-activating enzyme E1 catalytic subunit, with protein sequence MADSTVQQSRSRDLDKLLLRPGNLVAPTFESGVQLRDDLQEYARLLVIGAGGLGCELLKDLALSGFKNLEVIDMDRIEVTNLNRQFLFRLEDVGKPKAEVAAKRVMERVSGVNIVPHFCRIEDKEIDFYKDFSIIVLGLDSVEARSYINAVACGFLEYDSDDNPLEETVKPMVDGGTEGFKGHARVIMPGSTPCFECTIWLFPPQVKFPLCTLAETPRTAAHCIEYAHLIKWDEVHSGKTFDPDDPEHMKWVYTEAVKRAELFGIQGVTYSLTQGVVKNIIPAIASTNAIISAACTLETLKLASGCSKTLSNYLTYNGVEGLHIKVTEFVRDKDCLVCGPGVLIELDTSVTLQKFIDMLEEHPKLLLSKASVRHQTMNLYMQAPPVLEEMTRSNLGLPLFELMGKVSKDIVLVTGTSSKDDKKTSCLRKLCLVFKGQDAVTDMDMAVGA encoded by the exons ATGGCAGACTCTACAGTCCAACAGAGCCGATCGAGAGACCTAGACAAGCTACTTCTCAGACCCGGCAATCTCGTTGCTCCCACCTTCGAATCTGGTGTTCAA TTGAGAGATGATCTTCAAGAGTATGCAAGATTATTGGTAATTGGGGCCGGTGGTTTGGGTTGTGAGCTGCTAAAGGACCTAGCTTTATCAGGTTTTAAAAATCTGGAAGTCATTGATATGGACCGTATCGAGGTTACTAATCTCAATCGCCAGTTTCTTTTCAG GCTCGAAGATGTTGGGAAGCCTAAGGCTGAGGTGGCAGCCAAGCGGGTGATGGAAAGAGTTAGTGGCGTGAATATTGTGCCTCATTTTTGCCGAATCGAGGataaagaaattgatttttataaagattttagTATTATTGTGCTTGGTCTTGATTCCGTTGAGGCTCGGAGCTATATAAATGCTGTAGCTTGTGGTTTTCTTG AATATGATTCTGATGACAATCCACTAGAAGAAACAGTCAAACCGATGGTAGATGGTGGGACTGAAGGCTTCAAGGGGCATGCCAGGGTTATTATGCCAGGATCCACACCGTGCTTTGAGTGTACTATCTGGCTTTTCCCTCCTCAAGTGAAGTTTCCTCTATGCACCCTTGCAGAAACCCCTAGAACTGCTGCTCATTGTATTGAATATGCTCACTTAATTAAATGGGATGAG GTTCATAGTGGAAAGACTTTTGATCCAGATGATCCAGAACATATGAAATGGGTTTATACCGAG GCTGTCAAGAGGGCTGAACTTTTTGGTATTCAAGGTGTTACATATTCTCTTACTCAG GGTGTTGTGAAAAATATCATACCAGCGATTGCTTCTACCAATGCAATTATATCAGCTGCGTGTACTTTGGAAACCTTAAAGCTTGCCTCGGGATGCAGCAAAACTCTAAGCAACTATCTGAC GTATAATGGCGTGGAAGGTCTACACATCAAAGTGACTGAATTTGTGAGGGACAAGGATTGTCTTGTTTGTGGTCCAGGTGTTCTTATTGAGCTGGACACTTCAGTTACTTTACAAAAg TTTATTGATATGCTTGAAGAACATCCTAAGCTGCTCCTGTCAAAAGCTAGTGTTAGACACCAAACAATGAATTTGTACATGCAAGCGCCTCCAGTTCTGGAAGAGATGACTCGATCGAACCTAGGCTTACCACTTTTTGAGCTTATGGGTAAAGTTTCAAAGGACATTGTTCTCGTGACTGGTACAAGCAGCAAGGATGACAAGAAAACTTCATGTCTGAGAAAATTATGCCTTGTTTTCAAGGGACAGGATGCAGTTACAGATATGGATATGGCTGTTGGAGCGTAA